The Paenibacillus tianjinensis genome has a window encoding:
- a CDS encoding alpha/beta hydrolase family protein produces MRLFELLLFLSNIGCLALTVLLTKGRRRIPVFVASGIATLLLVIHWAVEGYRVQLLFPYCITILFLAVSGYRFFKKNGPNKIPRFLSGAAYTAIAVMLAVTAVLMYAFPVFKLPEPAGEFKVGTQTFHFVDTHRKEMFGESREGNRELMVQVWYPAQAGTGKYTPFIPEPRILRYMAADYGLPGFTFGHLRYVSSHTYSGAEASSAQTSYPLILANPGNGSSRFLHTSQAESLASHGYIVAIIDHTYNTFATEFPDGRITTSTTNDLFSPGNDYRTGREIRDKLGKVLTEDVTFVLDQFQLIQSGQIPSHLQGKIDLGHVGVFGHSIGGATAYDAAYDPRIAVGIDLDGGLYRLRDREGLRKPFLFINSESYSEKLKRVMDNRVYTDAELKRMGSTREWEDQVTEDKKLELERMRETAGAGGRVLSIENTEHLNFTDVQFISPIFKRLGITGKIKPERADAVINAYMLDFFDMYLKNQGGMLLKGPDSRFPEVKFVNLLL; encoded by the coding sequence ATGAGACTGTTTGAACTGTTGCTTTTTTTATCAAATATCGGCTGTTTAGCATTAACAGTCCTATTAACAAAGGGACGGCGTAGAATTCCAGTATTCGTTGCAAGCGGGATCGCTACACTTTTACTGGTCATTCATTGGGCGGTGGAAGGATACAGGGTTCAGCTATTGTTCCCGTATTGTATAACGATCCTTTTTTTGGCGGTTTCAGGTTATCGCTTTTTTAAGAAAAACGGCCCCAATAAAATTCCGCGATTCCTGTCGGGTGCAGCTTATACCGCTATAGCGGTAATGCTGGCCGTAACAGCGGTCCTCATGTATGCATTTCCGGTATTTAAACTACCTGAACCGGCAGGCGAATTTAAGGTAGGCACGCAAACTTTTCATTTCGTGGATACCCATAGGAAAGAGATGTTCGGCGAAAGCAGAGAAGGGAATAGAGAATTAATGGTTCAGGTATGGTATCCGGCTCAAGCCGGCACCGGCAAGTATACTCCCTTTATTCCTGAACCCCGGATCTTACGCTATATGGCCGCGGACTATGGGCTTCCCGGGTTTACTTTTGGGCACCTGAGGTACGTATCCAGTCATACTTATTCGGGGGCCGAAGCCTCTTCGGCACAGACTTCATACCCGCTGATTCTTGCGAATCCCGGCAACGGCTCTTCCAGGTTCCTCCACACGTCGCAAGCCGAATCTCTCGCGAGTCACGGATATATCGTGGCAATTATCGACCACACCTACAATACATTTGCCACTGAGTTTCCAGACGGGCGAATCACGACCAGCACAACCAACGACTTATTCTCACCCGGCAATGATTACCGGACCGGAAGAGAAATTCGCGACAAGCTGGGAAAAGTCTTAACCGAAGATGTGACGTTTGTGCTGGACCAATTCCAGCTCATCCAATCAGGGCAGATTCCAAGTCATCTACAAGGGAAGATTGATCTGGGGCATGTCGGGGTGTTCGGTCATTCCATCGGTGGAGCAACGGCCTATGACGCTGCTTACGATCCGCGGATCGCGGTTGGCATAGACCTTGATGGAGGACTTTATCGTCTGCGTGACAGAGAGGGCCTGCGAAAGCCGTTTTTGTTCATTAACTCGGAAAGCTATTCCGAAAAATTAAAAAGGGTGATGGACAACCGGGTCTACACGGATGCAGAGCTTAAACGTATGGGCTCAACTAGAGAGTGGGAGGATCAAGTCACAGAAGATAAAAAGCTGGAGCTTGAACGGATGCGTGAAACAGCCGGCGCAGGGGGGCGAGTCCTATCTATTGAAAATACGGAGCATTTAAATTTTACCGACGTCCAGTTCATTTCACCGATCTTCAAAAGGCTGGGCATTACAGGAAAGATAAAGCCTGAAAGAGCGGACGCCGTTATCAATGCCTACATGCTGGATTTCTTCGATATGTATCTGAAAAATCAAGGCGGAATGTTACTAAAAGGACCGGATAGCCGCTTCCCGGAAGTGAAGTTCGTAAATTTGCTGCTATAA